The Pantoea phytobeneficialis genome has a segment encoding these proteins:
- the ompA gene encoding porin OmpA: MKKTAIAIAVALAGFATVAQAAPKDDTWYTGAKLGWSQYHDTGYYGNGYENNNGPTHESQLGAGAFLGYQANPYLGFELGYDWLGRMPNKGSVTNGAFKAQGVQLAAKLSYPITDDLDVYTRLGGMVWRADSTQTNPTTGRISDHDTGVSPLAAVGVEYALTKNWATRLDYQWVNNIGDAGTVGARPDNSMLSVGVSYRFGQDEAAAPVVAPTPAPAPVVETKRFTLKSDVLFNFNKATLKPEGQQALDQLYSQLSSLDPKDGSVVVLGFTDRIGSEQYNQKLSEKRAQSVVDYLVSKGIPSNKISARGMGKSNPVTGNTCDSVKGRNALIDCLAPDRRVEIDVKGIKDVVTQPQA; this comes from the coding sequence ATGAAAAAGACAGCTATCGCAATTGCAGTGGCACTGGCTGGCTTCGCTACCGTAGCGCAGGCCGCTCCTAAAGATGACACCTGGTATACCGGTGCTAAACTGGGCTGGTCTCAGTATCACGATACTGGTTACTACGGTAACGGTTATGAGAACAACAACGGTCCGACTCACGAAAGTCAGCTGGGCGCAGGTGCATTCCTGGGCTACCAGGCTAACCCGTACCTGGGCTTCGAGCTGGGCTACGACTGGCTGGGCCGTATGCCGAACAAAGGCAGCGTGACTAACGGCGCGTTCAAAGCACAAGGCGTTCAGCTGGCTGCTAAACTGAGCTACCCGATCACTGACGATCTGGACGTGTACACCCGTCTGGGCGGCATGGTATGGCGTGCTGACTCAACTCAGACCAACCCGACTACTGGCCGCATCAGCGACCATGACACCGGCGTTTCTCCGCTGGCTGCTGTTGGTGTTGAATACGCACTGACCAAAAACTGGGCTACTCGTCTGGACTACCAGTGGGTTAACAACATCGGCGACGCAGGCACCGTTGGCGCACGCCCTGACAACAGCATGCTGAGCGTCGGTGTTTCTTACCGTTTCGGTCAGGACGAAGCTGCTGCACCGGTTGTTGCTCCGACTCCGGCCCCAGCTCCGGTTGTTGAAACCAAGCGTTTCACCCTGAAGTCTGACGTTCTGTTCAACTTCAACAAAGCAACCCTGAAGCCGGAAGGTCAGCAGGCTCTGGATCAGCTGTACAGCCAGCTGAGCTCACTGGACCCGAAAGACGGTTCAGTTGTGGTTCTGGGCTTCACCGACCGTATCGGTTCAGAGCAGTACAACCAGAAACTGTCTGAGAAACGTGCTCAATCTGTTGTCGACTACCTGGTTTCTAAAGGTATCCCGTCCAACAAAATCTCTGCACGTGGCATGGGCAAATCTAACCCGGTTACTGGCAACACCTGTGACAGCGTGAAAGGCCGCAACGCCCTGATCGACTGCCTGGCGCCGGACCGTCGCGTTGAAATCGACGTGAAAGGTATCAAAGACGTGGTAACTCAGCCGCAGGCTTAA
- the sulA gene encoding SOS-induced cell division inhibitor SulA gives MRTQFSGTADRSHRFATSDVAQPSLGGITELRYSEQPGMMQLLLLPVLKQLSLQSRWQLWLTPAHKLNRHWMQQSGLPLEKSMHITESERYSTVESMVKALRTGNYSVVLAWIPYELNDDERRELKQAAAEGEALGLVMRPQGHDGVLCRQPSASKIPSDLFH, from the coding sequence ATGCGTACTCAATTCTCTGGCACCGCTGATCGTTCTCACCGTTTTGCGACTTCAGACGTAGCGCAACCTTCTTTGGGTGGCATTACAGAACTTCGCTACAGCGAGCAACCTGGCATGATGCAATTACTGCTGCTGCCGGTGCTAAAACAATTGAGCTTACAATCACGCTGGCAGCTGTGGTTAACACCTGCACATAAGCTGAATCGCCATTGGATGCAACAATCTGGTTTGCCGCTGGAAAAGAGCATGCACATCACTGAATCTGAACGCTACAGTACGGTTGAAAGCATGGTTAAAGCTCTGCGCACCGGTAACTATAGCGTCGTGCTGGCGTGGATCCCTTATGAGCTGAATGATGATGAACGTCGTGAACTCAAACAGGCTGCTGCTGAAGGGGAAGCTTTGGGTTTGGTGATGCGTCCTCAGGGACACGATGGGGTTTTGTGCAGACAACCATCTGCGTCAAAAATTCCCTCAGATTTGTTTCATTAA
- the rmf gene encoding ribosome modulation factor, translating to MKRQKRDRLERAHSRGYQAGITGRSKEICPYQMIDARSHWLGGWRQAMEDRSAVA from the coding sequence ATGAAGAGACAGAAACGAGACCGCCTGGAACGAGCACATTCACGAGGCTATCAGGCCGGTATTACGGGACGCTCAAAAGAGATTTGCCCGTATCAAATGATCGACGCACGGTCTCACTGGTTGGGAGGTTGGCGACAAGCCATGGAGGACAGGTCGGCGGTGGCTTAG
- a CDS encoding TfoX/Sxy family DNA transformation protein: protein MKKSHPIVEQSKAQLAALGEIESRTQFGGYTLSVEKVVFAFINEDALYLRACEAVTTYATQCPMEPLIYSKRGIPVTLSYYKVDKRLWQEPEQLMRLSSGALHAAREELQTRYVSLRLKDLPNLSLRMEMMLHKVGICSVKHLCETGAKKSWLKLRTINKHIGLKTLLALEGAISGHHEAALPREVREELCAWYQKTLR from the coding sequence ATGAAAAAATCTCACCCAATCGTCGAACAATCGAAAGCACAATTAGCCGCGCTAGGCGAAATTGAATCCCGCACGCAGTTTGGTGGTTATACGCTCTCAGTGGAAAAGGTTGTCTTTGCGTTTATCAATGAAGATGCACTTTATCTACGTGCCTGTGAAGCGGTGACGACCTATGCGACGCAATGCCCGATGGAGCCGCTGATATACAGTAAACGCGGTATACCGGTGACACTGAGTTATTACAAAGTCGACAAACGTCTTTGGCAGGAACCTGAACAGTTAATGCGGCTATCCTCTGGGGCGCTACACGCTGCGCGTGAGGAGTTGCAAACCCGTTATGTCTCACTGCGGCTGAAGGATTTGCCCAATCTCAGCCTGCGTATGGAAATGATGCTACACAAGGTCGGCATCTGCTCGGTCAAACATCTGTGTGAAACAGGTGCTAAGAAAAGTTGGCTGAAACTTCGCACCATCAATAAGCATATCGGCCTGAAGACGCTGCTGGCTCTCGAGGGAGCGATTTCGGGCCATCACGAGGCGGCATTGCCTCGTGAGGTCCGGGAGGAGTTATGCGCGTGGTATCAAAAAACGCTCCGCTAA
- the matP gene encoding macrodomain Ter protein MatP, giving the protein MKYQQLENLESGWKWKYLVKKHREGELITRHLELSAAQAAVDLLLAMENSPVEVNAWIDQHIHPDLENRLKQTIRARRKRHFNAEHQHTRKKSIDLEYLVWQRLAGLAQRRSSTLSETIVQLIEDAERKEKYASQMSTLKQDLQAILGKGDAGSE; this is encoded by the coding sequence ATGAAATACCAGCAGCTCGAAAATCTTGAAAGTGGATGGAAGTGGAAATACCTGGTGAAAAAGCATCGGGAAGGTGAGCTGATCACCCGTCATCTGGAGCTGAGTGCTGCTCAGGCCGCGGTAGACCTGCTGTTGGCGATGGAAAATAGCCCTGTCGAAGTCAACGCATGGATTGACCAGCATATTCATCCGGATTTGGAAAATCGTCTTAAGCAGACGATCCGTGCTCGTCGTAAGCGCCACTTTAATGCGGAGCATCAGCATACCAGGAAGAAATCAATCGATTTGGAATATCTGGTGTGGCAACGGCTGGCAGGACTGGCGCAGCGTCGCAGCAGCACGCTTTCTGAAACGATTGTGCAGTTGATTGAAGATGCGGAACGCAAAGAGAAGTATGCCAGCCAGATGTCGACACTGAAGCAGGACTTGCAGGCTATTCTGGGTAAAGGTGATGCAGGTAGCGAGTAA
- the pqiB gene encoding intermembrane transport protein PqiB, whose translation MTDNHQGIANVDQIKRWSPVWIVPIVTLLIGGWILFYHFSHQGPQVTLITENAEGIEAGKTTIKSRSVDVGVVESAVLTDDLHHVEITARLNSGMEKLLHSDSVFWVVKPQIGREGITGLGTLLSGAYIELQPGTKGDKPTSYQLLDAPPLAPPDAKGIRVTLDSNKAGQLNPGDPVLFRGYRVGSVETSSFDTDKRMMTYQLFISAPYDRLVTTNVRFWKDSGIAVDMSSSGMRVEMGSLTTLFSGGVSFDVPTGWELGEVAQNKAEYHLFDDQRSIQDSLYTKHIDFLMFFSDSIRGLQAGAPVEFRGIRLGTVAKAPYMIPGLDQALDNDYRVPVLIRIEPDRFITRLGGDFNLEQHLQDGKKRGLRATLKTGNLLSGALYVDLDFYDNVAAYKGPNKVAGFEVIPTVSGGLSQIQQKLMAALDKINNLPLNPMINEATGTLKESQKTLQQLQKTLNNLNQITASPAMKTLPADMQQTLRELNRSMKGLQPGSPAYNKLVGGMQQLDKTLRELQPVLKTLNSKSNALVFEAKPGEDPQPKRAKQ comes from the coding sequence TTGACGGACAATCATCAGGGCATTGCTAACGTCGACCAGATTAAACGCTGGTCGCCGGTCTGGATTGTACCCATCGTTACGCTGTTGATCGGCGGATGGATTCTTTTTTATCACTTCAGCCATCAGGGGCCGCAAGTCACGCTGATCACCGAAAATGCCGAAGGTATTGAAGCAGGTAAAACCACGATTAAAAGCCGTAGTGTGGATGTCGGCGTGGTGGAAAGTGCGGTGCTGACTGACGATTTGCATCATGTAGAAATCACCGCGCGCCTGAATTCTGGGATGGAAAAACTGCTTCATAGCGATAGCGTGTTTTGGGTGGTCAAACCGCAGATTGGCCGTGAAGGAATTACCGGCCTCGGTACCTTGCTGTCTGGTGCTTACATCGAATTACAGCCGGGCACCAAGGGCGACAAGCCGACGAGTTACCAACTGCTGGACGCGCCGCCGCTGGCACCGCCCGATGCCAAAGGTATTCGCGTCACGCTTGATAGTAACAAAGCGGGGCAATTGAATCCGGGTGATCCGGTGTTGTTCCGTGGCTACCGGGTGGGATCGGTAGAAACCAGCAGTTTTGATACCGACAAACGTATGATGACGTATCAGCTGTTTATCTCAGCGCCTTATGACCGACTGGTGACCACCAATGTGCGTTTCTGGAAGGACAGCGGCATCGCCGTGGATATGTCTTCCTCAGGTATGCGTGTCGAGATGGGATCATTGACCACGCTGTTCAGTGGCGGTGTGAGCTTTGATGTGCCAACTGGCTGGGAGCTGGGCGAAGTGGCGCAGAACAAGGCGGAATACCATCTGTTTGACGATCAGCGCAGTATCCAGGATTCGTTGTATACCAAGCATATCGATTTCCTGATGTTCTTCTCTGACTCCATTCGAGGTCTACAGGCGGGAGCACCGGTGGAGTTTCGCGGTATCCGGCTTGGCACGGTGGCGAAGGCACCGTACATGATCCCGGGCCTGGATCAGGCGCTGGACAATGATTATCGTGTGCCGGTATTGATTCGTATTGAGCCTGATCGCTTCATTACCCGTCTGGGCGGAGATTTTAACCTTGAGCAACATCTGCAAGATGGTAAAAAGCGCGGCCTGCGTGCCACGTTGAAAACAGGGAATCTGCTTTCCGGCGCACTCTACGTTGATCTGGACTTCTATGACAACGTGGCGGCGTATAAAGGGCCGAATAAAGTTGCCGGTTTCGAAGTGATTCCGACGGTCAGCGGCGGCCTCAGTCAGATTCAACAAAAACTGATGGCGGCATTGGATAAGATTAACAATCTACCGTTGAATCCGATGATCAATGAGGCAACCGGTACGCTGAAAGAGAGTCAGAAAACGTTGCAGCAGTTGCAAAAAACGCTGAATAACCTGAATCAGATCACTGCCAGCCCGGCGATGAAGACGTTACCGGCTGATATGCAGCAGACATTGCGTGAGCTGAACCGCAGCATGAAAGGGTTGCAACCGGGATCGCCTGCTTATAACAAGCTGGTGGGCGGTATGCAGCAACTCGATAAGACGCTGCGTGAATTGCAGCCGGTGTTGAAGACACTGAACAGCAAAAGCAACGCGCTGGTGTTTGAAGCCAAGCCGGGTGAGGACCCACAGCCAAAGAGGGCGAAACAGTGA
- the pqiA gene encoding membrane integrity-associated transporter subunit PqiA, with the protein MCAADNPQSWVLCPQCDLTVKLPAVPIGSRARCPRCHTTLTANWHEPQKRPTGYAFAALFMLVLANLFPFVNMHVAGLSSEISLPEIPNVMVREDYSSLATLFLLFVQGIPAFCMVTIILLVNRIRMPHHLRLVLARILFQLRNWGMAEIFMAGVLVSFVKLMAYGELGLGISFWAWCLFCVLQLRAFQVVDRRWVWQQIAPLPALPHAPKAGISGLQHGMKRCSCCTAILPVAQNHCSRCGVVVHARRPHSLQWTLALLVTSLLLYLPSNIMPIMVTETLGTQYPSNIMAGVILLWSDGSWPVALVIFIASIMVPSLKMLAIGWLCWDASGRGQHDSEKMHLVYEVVEFVGRWSMIDVFVIAVLSALVRMGRLMSVYPAPGALLFALVVILTMFAALAFDPRLTWDRVRKTERKEPRLDGQSSGHC; encoded by the coding sequence ATGTGTGCAGCGGATAATCCGCAATCGTGGGTGCTATGCCCACAATGCGATTTAACGGTTAAATTGCCTGCTGTGCCGATCGGCAGCCGGGCGCGTTGCCCGCGCTGCCATACCACGTTGACAGCAAACTGGCACGAGCCGCAAAAGCGGCCGACCGGCTATGCATTTGCCGCGCTGTTTATGCTGGTGCTGGCGAATCTGTTCCCTTTCGTCAACATGCATGTCGCCGGTTTGAGTAGTGAAATCTCGCTGCCGGAAATCCCCAATGTGATGGTGCGTGAGGATTACAGCAGCCTCGCCACCCTGTTCCTGCTATTTGTGCAGGGCATTCCCGCATTCTGTATGGTGACCATTATCCTGTTGGTCAACCGCATCAGAATGCCTCACCACCTGCGGCTGGTGCTGGCACGCATTTTGTTCCAGTTGCGTAACTGGGGCATGGCGGAAATCTTCATGGCCGGGGTGTTGGTCAGCTTTGTCAAACTGATGGCTTACGGTGAACTGGGTCTGGGGATCAGTTTCTGGGCCTGGTGCCTGTTTTGCGTGTTGCAACTGCGCGCGTTTCAGGTGGTGGATCGCCGCTGGGTGTGGCAGCAGATCGCACCCTTGCCAGCGCTGCCACACGCACCGAAAGCAGGCATCAGTGGTTTACAACATGGGATGAAACGTTGTTCGTGCTGCACCGCCATTTTGCCTGTTGCGCAGAATCACTGTAGCCGCTGTGGTGTGGTGGTGCATGCGCGCCGACCGCACAGCCTGCAATGGACGCTGGCGTTGCTGGTGACTTCACTGCTGCTTTACCTCCCTTCGAATATTATGCCGATCATGGTGACGGAGACGTTAGGCACGCAATATCCCTCTAACATTATGGCAGGGGTGATTTTGCTATGGAGTGATGGCTCCTGGCCGGTGGCGCTGGTGATTTTTATCGCCAGCATCATGGTGCCGTCGTTGAAAATGTTGGCGATTGGTTGGTTATGCTGGGATGCCAGTGGACGCGGCCAGCATGACAGCGAAAAGATGCATCTGGTTTATGAGGTGGTGGAGTTTGTTGGCCGTTGGTCAATGATTGATGTGTTTGTGATTGCTGTCCTTTCCGCATTGGTCCGGATGGGGCGGCTGATGAGTGTTTACCCGGCGCCAGGCGCGCTACTGTTTGCGCTGGTGGTGATTCTCACCATGTTTGCAGCGTTGGCTTTTGATCCGCGCCTGACCTGGGATCGTGTACGGAAAACCGAACGTAAGGAGCCGCGTCTTGACGGACAATCATCAGGGCATTGCTAA
- the fabA gene encoding bifunctional 3-hydroxydecanoyl-ACP dehydratase/trans-2-decenoyl-ACP isomerase yields MVDKRESYSKEDLVASGRGELFGENGPPLPSGNMLMMDRVVKMTEDGGKYDKGFVEAELDIRPDLWFFDCHFIGDPVMPGCLGLDAMWQLVGFYLGWLGAEGKGRALGVGEVKFTGQVLPTAKKVTYKIHFKRVINRKLVMGVADGEVFVDGNLIYSATDLKVGLFKDTTAF; encoded by the coding sequence ATGGTAGATAAACGCGAATCCTATAGCAAAGAAGACCTGGTTGCCTCAGGTCGCGGAGAACTGTTTGGCGAAAACGGACCGCCGCTTCCATCAGGCAATATGTTGATGATGGACCGCGTGGTCAAAATGACCGAAGACGGCGGCAAATACGACAAAGGCTTTGTCGAAGCCGAGCTGGATATCCGTCCTGACCTGTGGTTCTTTGATTGCCACTTCATCGGCGACCCCGTTATGCCGGGTTGTCTGGGCCTGGATGCCATGTGGCAGTTGGTTGGCTTCTATCTGGGTTGGTTGGGTGCCGAAGGCAAAGGCCGCGCGTTGGGCGTGGGCGAAGTGAAATTCACCGGTCAGGTGCTGCCAACAGCGAAGAAAGTGACGTATAAAATTCACTTCAAACGTGTCATCAACCGCAAACTGGTGATGGGCGTTGCTGATGGCGAGGTATTTGTCGACGGTAATCTGATTTACTCGGCAACTGACCTGAAAGTGGGTCTGTTCAAAGACACCACCGCTTTCTAA
- the pqiC gene encoding membrane integrity-associated transporter subunit PqiC has protein sequence MKKGLMIGAMLLLAGCSSTVETTYYQLPTGAVMAPVSSDASSKQPMLWVQQVSVPDYLAGNGLVYQTSDVKYVIAANNLWASPLDQQLQQTLVNNLSRALPGRLVSGSPLAETHDTLTVNVTGFQGRFDGKAIVSGEWVLQHEGRLIKHGFNLTLPQTEDGYDALVRTLALGWQQVAQQIANNAIALN, from the coding sequence GTGAAAAAAGGGTTGATGATTGGGGCGATGCTGCTGCTGGCGGGTTGCAGCAGCACCGTTGAAACGACGTACTATCAACTCCCGACAGGTGCCGTTATGGCACCTGTTAGCAGCGATGCCAGCAGTAAGCAGCCGATGCTTTGGGTTCAGCAGGTCAGCGTGCCGGATTATCTGGCAGGCAATGGTTTGGTGTACCAGACCAGCGACGTGAAATACGTCATTGCCGCTAATAATCTTTGGGCCAGTCCGCTTGACCAGCAATTGCAGCAAACGCTGGTGAATAATCTGAGCCGTGCGTTGCCGGGCCGCCTGGTATCAGGCTCGCCGTTGGCTGAGACGCACGATACCCTGACCGTCAATGTGACCGGTTTTCAGGGGCGCTTTGACGGTAAAGCCATTGTGAGCGGGGAGTGGGTGCTGCAACATGAAGGGCGTCTTATCAAACATGGCTTTAATCTGACGCTGCCACAGACTGAAGACGGTTACGATGCCCTGGTGCGTACCCTGGCGCTTGGTTGGCAACAAGTCGCTCAGCAGATAGCGAATAATGCGATCGCGTTAAATTAA